From a single Balneolales bacterium ANBcel1 genomic region:
- the xylA gene encoding xylose isomerase, protein MSTTKQGATNVTLGDKEYFPGIGKIAFEGPDTDNPLAFRYYDENKVVAGKTMKEHFKFAVAYWHTFCDTGNDPFGWGPRVFPWVGNPDPVGAAKDKMDAAFEFMTKLGVPYYCFHDVDLIAEGDSVAETEKRMQAIVDYAKQKQKESGMKLLWGTANVFSNPRYMNGASTNPDFNVLAYAASQIKAAIDATIELGGENYTFWGGREGYMSLLNTDMKRETEHLARFLQTARDYGRKNGFKGNFFVEPKPAEPTKHQYDYDSATVIGFLQKHGLDKDFKINIEVNHATLAQHTFQHELQVAADAGLLGSIDANRGDYQNGWDTDQFPVNLYEVVEAMLVILESGGLQGGGVNFDAKLRRNSTDLDDLFHAHVGGMDVFARALLITDDILTKSPYRKLREERYASFDSGKGKEFEEGKLTLEDLRDIAAANGEPDRISGKQEMYENIINRYI, encoded by the coding sequence ATGAGTACTACAAAACAAGGGGCGACCAACGTGACCCTCGGCGACAAGGAATATTTTCCCGGAATCGGCAAAATTGCCTTTGAGGGCCCGGACACCGACAACCCGCTGGCTTTCCGCTATTATGATGAGAACAAGGTGGTTGCAGGAAAAACCATGAAGGAGCATTTCAAGTTTGCCGTTGCCTACTGGCACACCTTCTGCGATACCGGCAACGATCCGTTCGGTTGGGGCCCGCGTGTATTTCCCTGGGTCGGTAATCCCGATCCGGTAGGCGCCGCCAAAGACAAGATGGACGCCGCTTTTGAGTTCATGACCAAGCTGGGTGTTCCCTATTACTGCTTCCACGATGTAGATTTGATCGCTGAGGGAGACTCGGTAGCCGAAACCGAAAAACGGATGCAGGCCATTGTCGACTACGCCAAGCAGAAGCAGAAGGAGTCTGGCATGAAACTGCTTTGGGGCACCGCCAATGTTTTCAGCAATCCGCGCTACATGAACGGCGCCTCCACCAATCCCGATTTTAATGTACTGGCATATGCCGCCAGTCAGATCAAAGCCGCCATCGATGCCACCATCGAACTGGGAGGTGAAAACTACACGTTCTGGGGAGGTCGCGAAGGCTACATGTCGCTGCTCAATACCGACATGAAACGGGAAACCGAGCATTTGGCACGCTTCCTTCAGACAGCCAGGGACTATGGCCGCAAAAATGGCTTCAAAGGCAATTTCTTTGTGGAGCCCAAACCTGCGGAGCCGACCAAACACCAGTACGACTACGACTCTGCAACCGTCATCGGATTCCTGCAGAAGCACGGCCTCGATAAGGACTTCAAAATCAACATAGAAGTCAACCACGCGACCCTGGCTCAGCACACCTTCCAGCATGAGCTGCAGGTAGCGGCCGATGCAGGCCTTCTCGGCAGTATCGATGCCAACCGCGGTGATTATCAGAACGGCTGGGACACCGATCAGTTCCCTGTGAATCTCTACGAAGTTGTAGAGGCGATGCTGGTGATACTCGAGTCCGGTGGCCTCCAGGGCGGTGGTGTCAATTTCGACGCCAAACTTCGCCGTAATTCCACCGACCTGGACGATCTGTTCCACGCCCATGTCGGCGGTATGGATGTCTTCGCCCGGGCTCTGCTGATTACAGACGATATTCTTACGAAATCCCCGTATCGCAAACTTCGCGAGGAGCGTTACGCATCCTTCGACTCCGGCAAAGGAAAAGAGTTTGAGGAGGGCAAACTCACGCTCGAGGATCTTCGCGATATCGCCGCAGCCAATGGCGAACCCGATCGAATCAGCGGCAAGCAGGAGATGTACGAGAATATCATCAACCGATATATCTGA
- a CDS encoding endo-1,4-beta-xylanase — translation MRLFAVTSLSLLLLAACDTTPPPTEESPIPSLHEVFEDAFMIGTAMNHRQISSADPEGAALARVHFNAVTSENEMKWENIHPEPGVYDFEATDMFIEYAEENDMFVVGHTLVWHSQTPRWVFEDEDGNTLSREALLERMRNHIHTVVGRYKGRVHGWDVVNEALNEDGSLRESPWYNIIGEDYLVKAFKYAREADPDAELYYNDYSLEIPSKREGAVWIVEYLQENGAPITGIGTQGHFDLEWPDLEQVEQTVVDFAALGIDVMVTEIEIDVLPQAMDYMGADVNMQVELRDELNPYPDGLPAEVQQELADRYRDIFEIYLRHRDDITRVTFWGVTDGDSWKNNWPVRGRTNYPLVFDREWQPKPAFFSIVDLANEKLDN, via the coding sequence ATGAGATTATTTGCTGTAACCTCCCTTTCCCTGCTGCTTTTGGCAGCCTGTGATACGACACCTCCGCCGACGGAGGAATCACCAATTCCATCCCTGCATGAAGTTTTCGAGGATGCGTTCATGATCGGTACCGCCATGAATCACCGGCAGATCTCCAGTGCAGACCCGGAGGGTGCCGCACTTGCTCGCGTGCACTTCAACGCCGTGACATCCGAAAACGAGATGAAGTGGGAAAACATCCACCCGGAACCGGGTGTGTATGATTTCGAAGCGACCGACATGTTCATTGAGTACGCGGAGGAGAACGACATGTTTGTTGTCGGGCATACCCTGGTTTGGCACAGCCAGACACCCCGATGGGTTTTTGAGGATGAGGATGGCAATACGCTAAGTCGCGAAGCATTGCTGGAGCGTATGCGTAATCACATCCACACCGTCGTCGGACGATACAAGGGCCGCGTCCATGGCTGGGATGTCGTCAACGAGGCATTGAATGAGGATGGATCGCTGAGAGAATCCCCCTGGTACAATATCATCGGGGAGGATTACCTGGTCAAGGCATTCAAGTATGCCCGTGAAGCGGATCCTGATGCCGAGTTATACTATAATGATTACTCGCTGGAAATTCCGTCGAAGCGGGAAGGAGCGGTCTGGATTGTAGAGTATCTCCAGGAAAACGGTGCCCCGATAACCGGTATCGGAACCCAGGGGCACTTTGACCTGGAATGGCCTGATCTGGAACAGGTTGAACAGACAGTCGTGGATTTCGCCGCCCTCGGCATCGATGTGATGGTCACCGAAATTGAGATTGATGTGCTGCCACAGGCCATGGATTACATGGGAGCGGATGTCAATATGCAGGTGGAGCTCCGCGACGAGCTGAATCCCTACCCCGACGGATTGCCGGCTGAGGTCCAGCAGGAGCTGGCCGACCGGTACCGGGATATATTTGAGATTTACCTGCGCCATCGCGATGATATCACCCGCGTCACCTTCTGGGGGGTTACCGATGGTGACTCCTGGAAGAACAACTGGCCGGTACGGGGCCGCACCAATTATCCGCTGGTCTTTGACAGGGAATGGCAGCCGAAACCGGCGTTCTTTTCGATTGTCGATCTTGCCAACGAGAAACTTGACAACTAA
- a CDS encoding glycoside hydrolase family 3 N-terminal domain-containing protein: protein MSTKNDASLRDAPYKNPSLSPEERTRDLLSRMTVEEKAAQMIGVWNDKAETLVDENGDFDLGKAKKAYGHGNGLGQVGRPNDAGGGKNAREQVELTNTIQKFFLENTRLGIPVFYHEECLHGLAAKDGTSFPQPIALAGTFNTELVEQLYAMAAEEARVRGTHQALTPVVDVAREPRWGRVEETFGEDPWLVAEMGKAAVRGFQGDASFNDKKHVVATLKHFAAHGEPEGGMNCAPVNVSERVLRDVFLYPFKEAIQKAGAISIMPSYNEIDGVPSHANKWLLRDVLRDEWGFKGFAVSDYYAIWEMTYRPDTHGHFVAAEKKDAAELAVNAGVNVELPEPDCYLSLVDLVKEGRIKESQLDELVEPLLYWKFKMGLFDDPYVDPEEAEKISGCEGNRDIALRAARESITLLKNEGNLLPLDPKKLKTIAVIGPNADRSLLGGYMGVPKYETTVYEGIRERVGDDIEVIYSKGCEITVDGDWNKDEVDLPDPEEDRRMIREAVRVAEQSDVVVLAIGGNEQTSRESWALNHMGDRTSLELFGRQNELVRAIVATGKPVVVFLFNGRPLSITELNDSVAGIFECWYIGQETGGAVADVLFGDYSPGGKLPISIPRSVGHIPSFYNHKPSARRGYLHDDVSALYPFGYGLSYTNFAIENVRLEDGTISKDGSTRVLADVTNTGGREGSEVVQMYVRDRISSVTRPVKELKGFRKVWLNPGETETVAINITRETLAFHNIDLQYVVEPGEFDIMVGSSSRDKDLSHVTLTVF from the coding sequence ATGAGCACAAAAAATGACGCATCCCTGCGCGATGCTCCGTACAAAAACCCGTCGCTTTCTCCGGAAGAACGCACCCGCGATCTGCTGTCCAGAATGACCGTTGAGGAAAAAGCGGCTCAGATGATCGGTGTCTGGAACGACAAGGCCGAGACACTGGTCGATGAGAACGGGGATTTTGACCTTGGGAAGGCGAAAAAGGCGTACGGACACGGAAACGGGCTGGGTCAGGTTGGCCGGCCGAATGATGCCGGTGGCGGGAAGAACGCCCGGGAGCAAGTGGAACTGACCAACACCATCCAAAAGTTTTTCCTTGAAAACACCCGCCTCGGGATTCCGGTCTTCTACCACGAAGAGTGTCTGCACGGACTGGCAGCCAAAGACGGCACCAGCTTTCCGCAGCCGATAGCGCTTGCAGGCACTTTCAATACCGAACTGGTGGAGCAGCTGTATGCCATGGCCGCCGAAGAGGCGCGCGTGCGGGGCACGCATCAGGCACTGACTCCGGTGGTGGATGTGGCGCGTGAACCGCGCTGGGGCCGGGTCGAGGAGACCTTCGGCGAAGATCCCTGGCTGGTGGCGGAAATGGGGAAGGCCGCGGTAAGAGGGTTCCAGGGGGATGCCTCATTCAACGACAAAAAGCACGTCGTGGCTACACTCAAGCATTTTGCCGCGCATGGAGAGCCCGAAGGCGGCATGAACTGCGCTCCGGTGAATGTCTCCGAACGTGTTCTCCGGGATGTGTTCCTTTATCCGTTTAAGGAGGCGATTCAAAAAGCCGGCGCCATCAGCATCATGCCCTCTTACAATGAAATCGACGGCGTCCCGTCGCATGCCAACAAGTGGCTGCTGCGCGATGTGCTGCGTGATGAATGGGGCTTCAAGGGGTTCGCCGTGTCCGATTATTATGCGATCTGGGAGATGACCTATCGCCCCGATACGCATGGCCATTTTGTGGCGGCAGAGAAGAAAGATGCGGCCGAGCTGGCGGTCAACGCCGGTGTGAATGTGGAACTTCCGGAGCCGGATTGCTACCTGAGTCTGGTGGATCTCGTGAAAGAGGGCCGGATCAAAGAGTCGCAGCTGGATGAGCTGGTGGAACCCCTGCTCTACTGGAAGTTCAAAATGGGCCTGTTTGATGATCCGTATGTCGATCCGGAGGAAGCCGAGAAAATTTCCGGCTGTGAAGGCAACCGGGACATCGCGCTTCGGGCTGCTCGCGAAAGTATTACACTGCTCAAGAACGAAGGCAACCTGTTGCCGCTGGATCCCAAAAAGCTCAAAACTATCGCGGTAATTGGTCCGAATGCCGATCGCAGCCTGCTCGGGGGCTATATGGGAGTTCCGAAATACGAAACCACCGTTTATGAAGGAATCCGTGAGCGTGTGGGTGACGATATAGAGGTGATATACAGCAAAGGGTGCGAAATAACGGTCGACGGCGACTGGAACAAAGACGAAGTAGATCTGCCTGATCCCGAAGAGGATCGCAGGATGATCCGGGAGGCGGTTCGAGTCGCTGAACAATCGGATGTAGTAGTGCTGGCTATCGGCGGCAACGAGCAGACCTCGCGAGAGTCCTGGGCGCTCAACCATATGGGCGACCGCACCAGCCTGGAGCTGTTCGGCAGGCAGAACGAGCTGGTCCGCGCCATTGTGGCAACCGGAAAGCCGGTAGTAGTTTTTTTGTTTAACGGTCGGCCGTTGTCGATAACCGAGCTTAACGATTCCGTTGCCGGTATTTTCGAGTGCTGGTATATCGGTCAGGAGACCGGTGGTGCGGTGGCTGATGTGCTGTTCGGGGATTACAGCCCCGGAGGCAAGCTTCCGATTTCGATCCCTCGTTCCGTGGGACACATACCGTCGTTCTACAATCACAAACCGTCGGCACGCCGCGGTTACCTGCATGACGATGTATCTGCGCTGTATCCCTTTGGATATGGACTGAGCTATACAAACTTTGCAATCGAAAATGTCCGGCTGGAAGATGGGACCATCAGCAAAGATGGCTCGACGCGGGTTCTGGCGGATGTCACCAACACCGGCGGCCGCGAAGGCAGCGAGGTGGTTCAGATGTATGTACGCGATAGAATCAGCTCGGTAACGCGTCCGGTGAAGGAACTAAAAGGCTTTCGGAAAGTTTGGCTCAATCCGGGAGAAACCGAAACAGTTGCCATCAATATTACCAGAGAAACCCTTGCTTTCCACAATATCGACCTGCAATATGTCGTGGAACCCGGCGAATTTGATATTATGGTCGGCAGTTCCTCACGTGACAAAGACCTTTCACATGTAACCCTCACTGTTTTCTGA
- a CDS encoding glucose 1-dehydrogenase yields MADLLSDIKGKRILITGGGSGLGLSMARTFAQYGARVIITDLFEDKLKEVVADIEGDVSWYVNDITELDQLPGLVEQIESEKGPIEVLVNNCGINMKKPMLEVTDEEFQRILKTNLNGAFALTREVARFMTKRKKGSIINITSMASIYGIPGVAAYTASKSAILGLTRSMAVDLSPSGIRVNAIAPGFIDTPMSRRAFESDPERRNKVIARTPMQILGVPQDIANAAMFLASDASGFISGVNLPVDGGNSIGF; encoded by the coding sequence ATGGCTGATTTACTTTCCGACATCAAAGGAAAACGCATCCTGATAACCGGGGGCGGTAGCGGACTGGGCCTATCCATGGCCCGGACGTTCGCTCAATATGGCGCCAGGGTAATCATCACCGACCTGTTTGAGGATAAACTGAAGGAAGTAGTGGCCGATATCGAAGGCGATGTTTCCTGGTACGTCAACGACATCACGGAACTGGATCAGCTCCCGGGTTTGGTGGAACAGATCGAGTCCGAAAAAGGACCGATTGAAGTTCTGGTCAACAATTGCGGCATCAACATGAAGAAACCGATGCTGGAGGTAACGGACGAGGAGTTCCAGAGAATCCTCAAGACCAACCTCAACGGCGCGTTTGCCCTCACACGGGAGGTAGCCCGCTTCATGACCAAACGCAAGAAAGGGTCGATCATCAATATCACCTCCATGGCGTCTATATACGGCATTCCAGGAGTAGCTGCCTATACGGCATCGAAGTCGGCGATACTCGGCCTTACCCGCTCCATGGCGGTGGATCTGTCCCCGAGCGGCATCCGGGTTAACGCCATCGCGCCGGGCTTCATCGATACGCCGATGTCGCGTCGGGCATTCGAATCCGACCCGGAACGGCGCAACAAGGTGATCGCACGCACCCCCATGCAAATACTGGGTGTGCCGCAGGATATCGCCAATGCGGCAATGTTTCTGGCGTCCGATGCCTCGGGCTTTATCTCCGGTGTAAACCTTCCGGTTGACGGCGGCAACTCTATTGGTTTCTGA
- a CDS encoding alpha-glucuronidase family glycosyl hydrolase yields the protein MKALPVFFTLLMAGILVLGPVSTQAEDGYRMWLRYDLVQDSDLLQEYRSHMRQIVLQDDQSPTMAAARAELKEGLAGLLGRPAVFFSDVTGHGALVIGTPDNSDLVAGLGMEDELAAVGPEGYLIRQQAVDGNRSIVIAANEDIGVLYGVFHLLRKIQTHSSLVDISVKSAPRIQYRTVNHWDNLDRLVERGYAGLSLWEWGTLPEYKHPRYTDYARFNASLGINGTAINNVNADPEILTDQFLEKVAVLADIFRPYGIQVYLSIFFDSPVVIGGLDTADPLDPDVQEFWKYKADKVYSYIPDFGGFLVKADSEGQPGPHGYGRDHAEGANVLADALEPHGGIVIWRAFVYDPEQYDRFREAYDEFVPLDGKFRDNVIVQVKNGPIDFQPREPFSPLFGALPETNTMLELQITQEYFGFNLHLAYKGTYYEEVLWDETYTLEDGRSTVGDIIEGNVFEYNMTGMAGVINPGTDRNWTGHPFVQSSWYAYGRLAWDWTLGAEEIADEWARMTFSNDPRVLEPVKEIMMESREAGVNYRSPLGLTHLYAQGHHYGPAPWTADLPRADWTAVYYHRASEYGIGFDRTETGSNAVEQYHPPIAEIFADIDRIPEDYLLWFHHVSWDHKMESGRTLWEELVHKYYKGVEQVRWMQDTWNTLEGLIDHERFEHVRALLKIQERDAVRWRNSCVLYFQSYSNRPIPDGYEKPEHDLQHYIELENIIHVPDPWYN from the coding sequence ATGAAGGCTTTACCTGTTTTTTTTACTCTTTTGATGGCCGGCATCCTGGTTCTCGGTCCTGTTTCAACTCAGGCCGAAGACGGTTACAGGATGTGGTTGCGATATGACCTGGTCCAGGATTCCGACCTTCTGCAGGAGTATCGCAGCCATATGCGCCAAATTGTTCTGCAGGATGACCAGTCACCGACCATGGCGGCAGCGCGCGCGGAGTTGAAAGAGGGCCTGGCCGGATTGCTCGGTCGCCCCGCCGTGTTCTTTTCCGATGTAACCGGACATGGAGCGCTGGTCATCGGCACCCCGGACAACTCCGATCTTGTCGCCGGTCTCGGCATGGAAGATGAGCTGGCCGCTGTAGGTCCCGAAGGATATCTGATTCGGCAGCAGGCAGTGGACGGCAACCGGTCGATTGTGATTGCCGCCAATGAGGATATCGGCGTGCTCTACGGAGTGTTCCACCTGCTGCGCAAGATCCAGACGCACAGCAGCCTGGTTGATATTTCGGTAAAAAGCGCTCCCAGGATCCAGTATCGCACGGTTAATCATTGGGACAACCTGGACCGCCTTGTGGAGCGCGGTTACGCCGGTCTCTCTCTGTGGGAGTGGGGCACGCTTCCGGAATACAAGCATCCCCGCTACACCGATTACGCCCGGTTCAATGCATCCCTGGGGATAAACGGAACGGCCATTAACAACGTAAACGCCGATCCGGAAATTCTGACCGACCAGTTTCTGGAGAAAGTGGCGGTTCTCGCGGATATCTTCCGCCCGTACGGTATCCAGGTCTATCTTTCGATCTTTTTTGATTCGCCGGTTGTGATCGGCGGACTCGATACGGCCGATCCTCTCGATCCTGATGTTCAGGAGTTCTGGAAGTATAAAGCGGACAAGGTCTACTCCTATATTCCCGATTTCGGTGGTTTTCTGGTGAAGGCGGATTCCGAGGGGCAACCCGGTCCGCATGGCTACGGCCGCGACCACGCCGAAGGCGCCAATGTACTGGCCGATGCCCTTGAACCCCATGGTGGAATTGTTATCTGGAGAGCGTTCGTCTACGACCCCGAACAATACGACCGGTTCCGTGAAGCGTATGACGAGTTTGTGCCGCTTGACGGCAAATTCCGCGATAATGTGATCGTCCAGGTGAAAAACGGTCCGATCGATTTCCAGCCGCGCGAACCGTTCTCACCGCTGTTCGGCGCGCTTCCGGAGACCAACACCATGCTCGAGCTGCAGATCACCCAGGAGTACTTCGGGTTCAACCTGCACCTCGCCTACAAAGGCACCTACTACGAAGAGGTACTTTGGGATGAAACCTACACCCTTGAAGACGGCCGTTCGACCGTGGGTGATATTATCGAAGGCAACGTCTTCGAATACAACATGACCGGCATGGCCGGTGTCATCAATCCCGGCACCGACCGTAACTGGACCGGTCACCCGTTTGTGCAGTCCAGTTGGTACGCATACGGACGCCTTGCCTGGGACTGGACTCTTGGCGCAGAGGAGATCGCCGACGAATGGGCCCGAATGACTTTTTCCAATGACCCGCGCGTACTGGAACCGGTCAAGGAGATCATGATGGAGTCGCGGGAAGCGGGTGTGAACTACCGCTCGCCGCTGGGCCTCACACACCTCTATGCCCAGGGACACCACTATGGACCGGCGCCATGGACCGCCGATCTGCCCCGGGCCGACTGGACAGCAGTGTACTACCATCGCGCCTCTGAATACGGCATCGGATTTGACCGTACCGAAACCGGATCCAATGCGGTTGAGCAATATCACCCACCCATTGCCGAAATTTTTGCCGATATCGATCGTATTCCCGAAGACTATCTGCTCTGGTTCCATCATGTGAGCTGGGATCACAAAATGGAATCCGGGCGCACACTCTGGGAAGAGCTTGTCCACAAATATTACAAGGGGGTGGAGCAGGTTCGCTGGATGCAGGACACCTGGAATACCCTGGAAGGACTCATTGACCACGAACGGTTTGAGCATGTGCGTGCCCTGCTGAAGATCCAGGAGCGGGATGCCGTGCGCTGGCGTAATTCCTGTGTGCTCTATTTCCAGTCCTACTCGAACAGACCGATTCCGGACGGATACGAAAAGCCGGAACACGATCTGCAGCACTATATAGAATTGGAGAATATCATCCACGTGCCGGATCCCTGGTACAATTGA
- a CDS encoding alpha-L-arabinofuranosidase C-terminal domain-containing protein: protein MVIQADQPQDIISRHIYGHFAEHLGRGIYDGIWKEVGDGEYEIREDVVEALRRIQIPNLRWPGGCFADYYFWEYGIGPQEERPSIINVLWGGVVDENAVGTHEFLELTEMLDTEPIIVGNVGSGTVQQMARWWEYINHPGPGSMAELRKQNGRAEPWNVTFWGVGNESWGCGGNMRPEKYADDYRQFATFLHPMGDAEPFRIAAGAAGDDYEWTRVMMERAADYMDGLDLHHYTITGSWEDTKGHAIDFTEAEWFELMEETLFWDELITRHKNIMDQYDPEKRIWLILGEWGTWHEPMEGTNPGFLHQQNALRDALSASASLDIFHRHLDRVKMANIAQSVNVLQAMILTEGDEMLLTPTYHVFDFYTVHHDAEYLTFKMDAGEYTYNGESIPAVTATASRDSNGRMHVTMTNLDPNQDRSIEIDIRGGDLSRVSGRILTADRMNAHNTFDRPSVVSPQDFDGARISGGKLHIDLPAKSLIVLEVR, encoded by the coding sequence ATGGTCATCCAGGCCGATCAGCCGCAAGACATCATTAGCCGGCATATCTACGGTCATTTCGCCGAACACCTCGGCCGTGGTATCTATGACGGCATCTGGAAGGAGGTTGGTGACGGTGAGTACGAAATCCGGGAAGATGTGGTCGAAGCGCTGCGCAGAATTCAGATCCCCAATTTGCGCTGGCCGGGTGGATGCTTTGCCGACTACTACTTCTGGGAGTATGGGATTGGTCCGCAGGAAGAGCGACCGTCCATCATCAACGTGCTCTGGGGCGGGGTGGTTGATGAAAACGCGGTTGGCACACACGAGTTTCTGGAACTGACCGAGATGCTTGACACCGAACCGATTATCGTAGGAAATGTCGGCAGCGGCACCGTGCAGCAAATGGCCCGCTGGTGGGAGTACATCAACCATCCCGGACCTGGATCCATGGCCGAACTGCGTAAACAGAACGGCCGCGCCGAGCCCTGGAATGTCACGTTCTGGGGTGTGGGTAACGAAAGCTGGGGATGTGGCGGCAACATGCGTCCCGAGAAGTATGCGGATGATTACCGTCAGTTTGCCACATTCTTGCACCCGATGGGCGATGCCGAGCCTTTTCGTATTGCCGCCGGCGCCGCCGGTGACGACTACGAATGGACCCGCGTGATGATGGAGCGCGCCGCCGATTACATGGACGGACTGGATCTGCATCATTACACCATTACCGGCTCCTGGGAAGACACAAAAGGGCATGCCATCGATTTTACCGAAGCCGAATGGTTCGAGCTGATGGAAGAGACCCTGTTCTGGGATGAACTGATTACCCGGCACAAAAACATCATGGATCAGTACGATCCTGAAAAACGAATCTGGCTGATTCTCGGAGAATGGGGTACGTGGCATGAACCCATGGAAGGAACCAATCCCGGTTTTCTGCATCAGCAGAACGCTCTCAGGGATGCGCTGTCTGCCTCGGCGTCTCTCGATATTTTTCACCGCCATCTGGACCGGGTGAAAATGGCCAATATCGCTCAGAGCGTCAACGTGCTGCAGGCGATGATCCTCACCGAAGGCGATGAGATGCTGCTGACACCGACCTATCATGTATTCGATTTCTATACCGTGCACCATGATGCCGAATATCTGACATTCAAGATGGATGCCGGCGAGTATACCTATAACGGAGAGTCCATTCCTGCCGTTACGGCTACCGCATCACGCGACAGCAACGGCCGGATGCATGTGACCATGACCAACCTCGATCCGAACCAGGACCGATCCATTGAGATCGATATTCGCGGCGGCGACCTGAGCCGGGTTTCCGGACGTATCCTTACGGCAGACCGGATGAATGCGCACAATACCTTTGACCGGCCGAGTGTGGTGAGTCCGCAGGATTTTGACGGAGCTCGGATTTCAGGCGGGAAGCTCCATATCGATCTTCCGGCGAAATCGCTGATTGTGCTGGAAGTTCGCTGA
- a CDS encoding MFS transporter → MAQNQDTPEVANGNNIEVERPRLTFKEKVGFSFGDMATNLYFQTFVLFLPIFYTDVFGLSAAAMGTMMLVTRIWDAITDPIMGMIADRTESRWGKFRPYIATLSIPLALGGILTFTTPELAGSSKIVYAYVTYMALMMLYTAVNVPYSALMGVITPNSAERAEVSSYRFAAAFVGQMIVGFATLGLVRFLGSGDEQLGWQLTMAAYGAFAVLLLMLTFFMTRERVTPKKVVRNKVSHDLKDLLKNKAWVLIGIATLFQLTYIVMRGSATAYYFRYFVEDQQLVLLGYTINLGFEVFTSSFFTLGSISTLLGAIMTKLYTKRIDKKNVYSGFLLTSAAASCFFFFLQPENVLLIFILNIIVSYFFGSVSVLQWALYTDAADYGEWKFGRRATALIMAASLFMLKLGLTFGGAFVGWILELHNFVPLAQQTDDTIIGIRMLMSFYPAIFGLIGGAIMLFYPLKDTMMVKIEEDLLARKKDSEANES, encoded by the coding sequence ATGGCACAAAATCAAGATACTCCGGAAGTCGCGAATGGCAATAACATTGAAGTTGAACGTCCGCGGCTAACCTTCAAGGAGAAGGTTGGATTCAGTTTTGGTGATATGGCCACCAACCTGTATTTCCAGACCTTTGTCCTGTTCCTGCCCATTTTTTACACCGATGTATTCGGCCTCTCCGCCGCCGCCATGGGTACCATGATGCTGGTGACCCGGATATGGGACGCGATTACCGATCCCATTATGGGAATGATCGCCGACCGTACCGAATCGCGTTGGGGTAAGTTCAGGCCCTATATTGCCACATTGTCCATTCCTCTGGCACTTGGCGGGATTCTGACTTTCACGACTCCGGAACTTGCCGGATCGTCTAAAATCGTATATGCCTATGTGACCTACATGGCTTTGATGATGCTGTACACGGCAGTAAACGTGCCTTATTCCGCACTTATGGGTGTTATTACCCCGAATTCTGCCGAAAGAGCCGAAGTGTCATCCTACCGCTTTGCAGCCGCGTTTGTCGGACAGATGATCGTCGGTTTTGCTACCCTCGGCCTTGTCCGTTTTCTTGGTTCAGGGGACGAGCAGCTTGGCTGGCAGCTGACAATGGCGGCTTATGGTGCCTTCGCCGTTCTGTTGCTGATGCTTACGTTTTTCATGACTCGCGAGCGAGTCACACCGAAAAAGGTGGTGCGGAACAAAGTGAGCCACGACCTCAAGGACCTTCTGAAAAACAAGGCGTGGGTACTGATCGGAATCGCAACCCTGTTCCAGCTGACCTACATCGTGATGCGGGGGTCAGCCACCGCCTACTACTTCCGGTACTTTGTGGAGGACCAGCAACTGGTGTTGCTGGGATACACTATCAATCTCGGGTTTGAAGTCTTCACCTCTTCGTTTTTTACCCTGGGTTCGATCTCCACGCTGCTCGGCGCGATCATGACCAAGCTCTACACCAAGCGGATCGACAAAAAGAATGTCTATTCGGGCTTCCTGCTGACGAGTGCCGCTGCGTCATGTTTCTTCTTTTTCCTGCAACCGGAAAATGTGCTGCTTATATTTATCCTGAACATCATCGTATCGTACTTCTTCGGTTCTGTGTCGGTACTTCAGTGGGCACTCTATACGGATGCGGCCGATTATGGCGAGTGGAAGTTCGGCCGGCGGGCTACCGCGCTGATCATGGCGGCTTCACTGTTTATGCTCAAGCTCGGCCTCACTTTCGGCGGTGCGTTCGTCGGATGGATTCTGGAATTGCACAACTTTGTACCGCTTGCCCAGCAAACCGACGATACCATTATCGGCATCCGGATGTTGATGAGCTTCTATCCGGCGATCTTCGGATTGATTGGCGGCGCAATCATGCTCTTCTACCCGCTCAAAGATACCATGATGGTAAAAATTGAAGAGGACCTGCTCGCCAGGAAAAAAGATTCCGAAGCGAACGAATCCTGA